In a genomic window of Akkermansia massiliensis:
- a CDS encoding ASCH domain-containing protein: MINILLSVRRPFSEKILSGEKRWELRKNVPRLKKGDSVTLWLYESGKDGKRAIIGKCRMVSYVYMRHMPFGKALGLFIKDACVSKTRLRTYLPCYAWGVQDPVRLPAAVPLSDIGLTRPPQSWQYITNEQAAILERRLA; this comes from the coding sequence ATGATTAACATCCTCCTATCCGTCAGGCGGCCTTTCTCCGAGAAAATTTTGTCCGGGGAAAAGAGATGGGAGTTGCGGAAAAACGTACCGCGCTTAAAAAAAGGCGACTCCGTAACGCTGTGGCTCTACGAGTCCGGGAAAGACGGAAAACGGGCCATCATCGGCAAGTGCCGGATGGTTTCCTATGTGTACATGCGCCACATGCCATTCGGGAAAGCTCTTGGATTATTCATCAAAGATGCTTGCGTCTCTAAAACTCGCCTGCGGACCTATCTCCCCTGCTACGCCTGGGGAGTCCAGGACCCCGTGAGGCTCCCCGCCGCCGTGCCCCTGTCTGATATTGGACTGACCCGGCCGCCGCAGAGCTGGCAGTATATCACGAACGAGCAAGCGGCGATACTGGAAAGGAGGCTCGCATGA